The proteins below come from a single Solea senegalensis isolate Sse05_10M linkage group LG2, IFAPA_SoseM_1, whole genome shotgun sequence genomic window:
- the slitrk6 gene encoding SLIT and NTRK-like protein 6, translating to MVPCIIFIALFVTVVQSQEIQPLQASSSISESCDSLCSCEVKDGVLHLNCEERNISKISQIKIPSGVPFHLNLYKNDLVELRAEEMEGLNNALSLHIGGNSIQELEPGVFSTLSSLKKLHINSNFLVTLKEDTFQGLVNLEFLQADTNFIRVIEPGAFNKLIRLKVLILNDNTIEFLPSNIFRFVPLTHLDLRGNKLQTLPYVGFLEHIGRIMELLLEDNDWVCDCDILHLKIWMENMRAQSSIGDVVCSTPHQLKGIILAKVKRDVLCSHTDINLEEPSKSLDMVVTPSSKVSQIPKLINAKDDAKVPTPSHFPGSPCVEHCSCHNHPVAGFLMHCQDRGIQKVSDIGILQQSPTKLVMTGNMIQKLLKYDFVTYDSLEMLNLANNRIDYIDNETFLSLSSLKKLYLNGNRIEKLFSTMFVGLHNLEYLYLEYNLIKEISPGTFNPLPNLKLLSLNNNLLSSLPVQIFRNVPLTKLNLRKNLLMHLPVSNVLDQLDALEQIYLEDNPWDCSCDLLSLKQWVEKLRKDTVVGSILCHTPKNVMQAELRSLRHETLCAGLGTYYPSEEESVTATLGPDSGGKGLFSALTDTIPLSVLILSLLVFVLMIIFCSAGLVVFVVHRRRRRAKRKSAEEQPRENTNSSPIHLHYSMYGQKTTHHTLTQRTGSSALYEERSHSPIVQICRNPTYCSQHKEHDGELDYSLDDSSTKHHVCRSIMEKENTSPLTGNPGVKFRPVTGECPAEFVTLGNPNSLYRNIMEREKELQQLGITEYLRKNMPQLQSAVDMQVPGQQKELKLMETIMYTRPRKVMLEQTKNEYFELKANLHTEPDYLEVLEHQTAFN from the coding sequence ATGGTGCCGTGTATCATTTTCATCGCCTTGTTTGTCACTGTGGTTCAATCCCAAGAAATCCAGCCCTTACAGGCATCATCCTCTATTAGCGAGTCTTGTGACTCCCTGTGCTCCTGCGAGGTGAAAGATGGCGTCCTTCATCTTAACTGCGAGGAGAGGAACATCAGCAAGATCTCCCAAATCAAAATCCCGTCAGGTGTGCCCTTCCACCTGAACCTTtacaaaaatgacttggtcGAGCTCCGTGCGGAGGAAATGGAAGGGCTTAACAACGCACTGTCACTGCATATTGGGGGCAACAGCATACAAGAGCTGGAACCAGGGGTCTTCAGCACGCTCAGTTCACTGAAAAAACTGCACATAAATAGCAATTTCCTCGTTACGCTGAAAGAGGATACTTTTCAAGGCCTGGTGAATTTAGAGTTTCTACAGGCTGACACAAATTTCATTCGGGTCATTGAGCCGGGGGCCTTCAACAAACTAATCCGCCTCAAGGTTCTGATCCTGAATGACAATACCATCGAGTTTTTACCCAGCAATATTTTCCGGTTCGTGCCCCTCACACACCTGGACTTGCGAGGGAACAAGCTCCAAACGCTGCCTTATGTGGGATTTTTGGAGCACATTGGCAGGATAATGGAGCTCCTGCTGGAGGACAACGACTGGGTCTGTGACTgtgatattttacatttaaaaatctgGATGGAGAACATGAGGGCCCAGTCATCAATCGGGGATGTGGTCTGCAGCACCCCACATCAACTCAAGGGTATCATTCTGGCTAAAGTGAAGCGGGACGTtctgtgctcacacacagacattaaccTGGAGGAGCCATCAAAGTCGCTGGATATGGTTGTCACTCCCTCATCCAAAGTGTCTCAGATTCCCAAGTTGATCAATGCCAAAGATGACGCCAAGGTGCCGACACCTTCTCATTTTCCTGGTAGTCCTTGTGTGGAACACTGCTCCTGTCACAATCACCCTGTGGCTGGCTTTCTGATGCATTGTCAGGACAGAGGGATTCAAAAGGTGTCTGATATCGGAATACTTCAGCAGAGCCCCACTAAACTGGTCATGACAGGAAACATGATTCAGAAACTTTTGAAATATGATTTTGTCACATATGACAGTTTAGAGATGCTCAACTTGGCGAACAACAGAATTGATTACATCGATAATGAAACGTTCCTCAGTCTGAGCAGCTTGAAAAAGCTATACCTTAATGGCAATAGGATTGAAAAACTGTTCTCTACAATGTTCGTGGGTCTCCACAACCTTGAATACCTGTATCTGGAATATAACCTCATCAAAGAGATATCTCCCGGCACATTTAATCCCCTGCCAAACCTGAAGCTGTTGTCATTAAATAACAACCTACTCAGCTCTCTACCCGTGCAGATATTCCGCAATGTTCCCCTCACCAAATTAAACTTGAGGAAAAATCTACTTATGCACCTGCCAGTGAGCAACGTGCTGGATCAACTCGATGCCCTGGAGCAAATTTATTTAGAGGACAACCCCTGGGACTGCAGTTGTGACTTGCTCAGCCTCAAACAATGGGTGGAGAAACTCAGAAAGGACACAGTGGTGGGCTCAATCTTGTGTCACACCCCAAAGAATGTGATGCAGGCTGAGCTACGAAGTCTACGTCATGAGACACTCTGTGCCGGTTTAGGAACGTACTACCCAAGTGAGGAGGAGAGTGTGACGGCTACTTTGGGGCCTGACAGCGGTGGCAAGGGTCTGTTTAGCGCACTCACAGACaccatccctctctctgtgctcaTCTTGAGCCTTCTTGTTTTCGTGCTCATGATTATATTCTGCTCCGCGGGGTTGGTGGTGTTTGTGGTTCACCGGCGGAGGAGAAGGgcaaagagaaaatcagcggAGGAGCAGCCCAGAGAGAACACCAACAGTAGCCCCATCCACTTACATTACAGCATGTATGGTCAGAAGACCACACACCACACTCTGACCCAGAGAACGGGCTCTTCCGCTCTGTACGAAGAGAGATCGCACAGTCCTATCGTTCAGATCTGTCGCAACCCCACCTACTGCTCCCAGCACAAGGAGCACGATGGAGAGTTGGATTATAGCCTCGACGACTCCAGCACCAAGCACCACGTCTGCAGGAGTATCATGGAGAAAGAGAACACGTCTCCTCTCACGGGGAACCCCGGCGTTAAGTTCCGACCTGTGACCGGGGAGTGTCCCGCGGAGTTTGTCACACTCGGGAATCCCAACTCCTTGTACAGGAACATTATGGAGCGGGagaaggagctgcagcagctcggaATAACGGAGTACCTTCGGAAAAACATGCCCCAGCTCCAATCTGCTGTAGACATGCAAGTCCCGGGGCAACAGAAGGAGTTAAAGCTAATGGAGACCATTATGTACACAAGACCACGCAAGGTCATGCTTGAGCAAACTAAAAACGAATACTTTGAACTAAAGGCCAACCTGCATACTGAGCCGGACTACTTAGAGGTTCTGGAGCATCAAACTGCATTTAACTGA